One Paenibacillus sp. SYP-B4298 genomic window, GCTCCCAGGAACGGGACATGGCAGTTGCCTCCTTGTAAGCATAGAGTAGCGTTAGGTAACTCCGCTAGCTATGTATCGTATCACTTCTACTATAACGGCCGTTTAAACTTCTCTATAAAGCGGTTCGGATATTCAGAAGGCAGCGAACTCGCCTCGTCAAGACGGGACCAGATGTCCTGCGGCATGGTCCAGCCTGTGGCCCCCATATTATCTTCGAACTGCTCCAATGTGCTTGCGCCAAAGATTGGAGAGGTAATCCCTCTGCGCTGCAGCAGCCAATTGAGTGAAATTTGAGCCGGTGTAACCCCAAGCTCGGCAGCCGCCTGGAGCACTGTGTCCAAAATAACGAAGTTCTTGTCGGTCGCTCTGTACATCCAGGAGCTCTCCCCGGCCTTGGCTGTCAGCCTGCCGCTATCTGGCTCGACCCGGCTATATCTTCCGGTTAGAAATCCCCCGCCAAGCGGCGCCCATGGAATGACGCCCACATTCTCCTCCAGACATAGCGACATCATCTCCCGATCCATCTCACGGCTGACCAGGCTGTATTGCGGCTGGATCGACACAAAACGGATGTATCGATTCGCATCGCTGCAAGCGAGTGATTTCATTAACTGCCATGCGAAATAATTAGAACAACCAATATACCTCACCTTGCCGGAGGAAACCAGATCATCCAATGTCCGCAGTGTCTCCTCAATAGGAGTCGCATGATCCCATACATGCATCTGATACAAATCAATATAGTCTGTGTTCAAACGCCGAAGGCTGGCATCTATGCCATCTAAAATATGCTTGCGCGATACGCCCGCACCATTAATGTCATCGCTTACCTTCATTCTCACCTTGCTTGCAACAATAACCTCTGCACGACGACCCTGGATCGCCTTGCCGACAATCTCTTCGGAACGCCCGTTCACGTACACATCCGCTGTATCCAGAAAATTTCCGCCCTGGTCAAAGAAACGATGCATCATTTGTATAGAGTCGGCCTCAGATGTCGCCCCGCCGAATGTCATCGTACCTAAGCATAGCTCGGATACCGCTAGCCCACTTCTTCCAAGCAAACGATAATTCATACCAGTATGCCTCCCGAAAAAGAATGGTTAACCGCTGCCGTTCGGAGAAGCTTGACTGTTGAACTGCGGCCAGCGCCTCTCCGCGCGAGACAGCACAAACCAATAGACCAATCGCCCTGACGGTTCGATCTGCCTATTGGTATAGGAAATGTCATGTCGGTCATTAATGCTTGAGAGGCGGCTCCTCGTCCGTCCATTCGATCGAATCGAGCTGGTTGCGGAAATTGCCGCGGAAGATCTCCAGATATTGCTTCCTCAGCACCTCGCGCTCAGCCTTCTCTTCGTCAGTCAGCCCGACGGACTTGTTCTTTCTAGACAATTCATTAATACGGTCAATCAGTTTTCCCATTGTGAGCTACCTCCCTGAAAACTATCCACTCTCTACTTTGACATTTTCCACGGGGAGTGTCAAGCGACGAGAGACATTAAAGCCATGAATGAATGACGCTGCACCCGAGTCGAACGTTAATCAGGTATGCGAATCACTTGTCCGACTTGAAGCTCTCCATGCGTCAGTTCATTGAGTTGCTGAATCCGGTACACATATTGTCTTAGATCGTCGTTAACCGGCTTAAAGCGCCTCGCAATGCTCCAAATTGTATCTCCATAAGCAGCAATGATGTACTCCGCCTCTACAGCTTGCTTCAGTTGCCCGCCATGTGCCTCTAAACCCGCAATTGCTGTGTTATTGGATGGTTCCACGCTTCGCCCCGAAGCATTGGACTGTACGAACATTACACAGGACACAGCAATAGACAGCAGCAGCACGACCATGATAACACGGAGGACACTCTTTCTTCTTCCGCTGACCTCATCGGCCTCATAACCATTCCTTATCCTCTGCGCGCTCCCCGTGTTCGTCTTGCTCTCCGAGCTGACGGTCTCACGCGCCGCGGCACGAAGTGCATCCATATCCTGATAAAAGTAAGAGTGATTCATTATCCAACACCCCAAACATTTGTTCTTATACCTAGAATAAACCGAACGCTTGTTTGTGTCAATATATATATTCCTCTACTAAGGACAGGTTTTAATTTCAACGAACTTATGTTTGTGCGAACTCCGGTTCTGTGCTATAATTTGACACAAGAATGATTGTCTGGGGGTATGTGAAAATGTCGAAGCTGTCGAACCGTCAACAGACGATATTGGAATTTATTAAGAATGAGGTAAGAGAGAAGGGCTATCCGCCCTCTGTTCGGGAGATCGGGGAGGCTGTTGGTCTGGCATCCAGCTCGACCGTTCACGGCCATCTGGACCGGCTTGAGAAGAAAGGACTGATTCGGCGCGACCCGACCAAGCCGCGTGCAATCGAGATATTGAATCAGAACCAGGATGAGGTTCCATTCCCGGTTCATATCGCCAAGGTACCGGTAGTCGGCCGAGTAACCGCAGGGGTGCCGATTACTGCCACAGAGAATATCGAGGAATACTTCCCTCTTCCTAGCCACTTTGTGGGCGATAACCAAATGTTCATGCTGAGTGTCGTGGGCGACAGCATGATCGAGGCGGGCATTCATAATGGTGATTATGTCATTGTTCGCCAACAGCAGACCGCTAACAATGGTGACATCGTAGTCGCGATGACGGAGGAGGATGAAGCGACCGTCAAGACGTTCTACAAGGAGCGGGATCATATCCGTCTGCAGCCGGAGAATTCCACGATGGAGCCGCTTCGTCTCAAGAAAGTGACGATTCTGGGCCGCGTTGTTGGCCTGTTCCGCGACATTCATTAGACAGTCATGTCTTCGCAGCTTGGCTAGCCTGGATGATTATTTCTCCTCCTCTATCGAATGGCAATCGTTTGCCCGATATAGATAGTAAGGAGGTGTAATCAATGGACATCGCAGCACTATCCAGCGCCATGAGTCAGGCCTCGCTAGCCCAGGCAGTAAGCATGAAGGTTGCCAACCTGGCGAAGGGTCAAGCGGTTCAGCAGAGCAATGATCTCGTCAAAATGATGCAGCAAAGCGCGATCCCTGGTGTAGGGGGCAATATAGATATTCGGATTTAATGAAAGACTGCAGCCCTGCGAGGGGCTGCAGTTTTTATTATCGGCGCTTCGCGCTTCTACATATAACGCCGTGCCAATAGTTATTTTACGTGCAGTCCATACAAACGCGCATTTCATATGCACCATGTATGGTATAGTATTAGGGAGTGTCT contains:
- the lexA gene encoding transcriptional repressor LexA — translated: MSKLSNRQQTILEFIKNEVREKGYPPSVREIGEAVGLASSSTVHGHLDRLEKKGLIRRDPTKPRAIEILNQNQDEVPFPVHIAKVPVVGRVTAGVPITATENIEEYFPLPSHFVGDNQMFMLSVVGDSMIEAGIHNGDYVIVRQQQTANNGDIVVAMTEEDEATVKTFYKERDHIRLQPENSTMEPLRLKKVTILGRVVGLFRDIH
- a CDS encoding aldo/keto reductase, encoding MNYRLLGRSGLAVSELCLGTMTFGGATSEADSIQMMHRFFDQGGNFLDTADVYVNGRSEEIVGKAIQGRRAEVIVASKVRMKVSDDINGAGVSRKHILDGIDASLRRLNTDYIDLYQMHVWDHATPIEETLRTLDDLVSSGKVRYIGCSNYFAWQLMKSLACSDANRYIRFVSIQPQYSLVSREMDREMMSLCLEENVGVIPWAPLGGGFLTGRYSRVEPDSGRLTAKAGESSWMYRATDKNFVILDTVLQAAAELGVTPAQISLNWLLQRRGITSPIFGASTLEQFEDNMGATGWTMPQDIWSRLDEASSLPSEYPNRFIEKFKRPL
- a CDS encoding LysM peptidoglycan-binding domain-containing protein, yielding MNHSYFYQDMDALRAAARETVSSESKTNTGSAQRIRNGYEADEVSGRRKSVLRVIMVVLLLSIAVSCVMFVQSNASGRSVEPSNNTAIAGLEAHGGQLKQAVEAEYIIAAYGDTIWSIARRFKPVNDDLRQYVYRIQQLNELTHGELQVGQVIRIPD
- a CDS encoding YjfB family protein, producing the protein MDIAALSSAMSQASLAQAVSMKVANLAKGQAVQQSNDLVKMMQQSAIPGVGGNIDIRI
- a CDS encoding DUF896 domain-containing protein; its protein translation is MGKLIDRINELSRKNKSVGLTDEEKAEREVLRKQYLEIFRGNFRNQLDSIEWTDEEPPLKH